In Spinacia oleracea cultivar Varoflay chromosome 5, BTI_SOV_V1, whole genome shotgun sequence, a single window of DNA contains:
- the LOC110805022 gene encoding uncharacterized protein, protein MAVSLPPSHYSPLEEQWYNPDSAQTETLILPLKHSLRRLKTFLRFLGFIHDSRFSLSLSSFSFLLFGIAAPSLIIVFFYCGSGSASASACRKYHIKGFELETLFFQATAAAVSLLCFSLNFRKYGLRVFLFVDNYQQNVDRFQFEYIPKIDNFFRSLAVWVLPCVILKTAREIVRVIYVHNDSLVQSMMVVFVLLVSWTYTATVYLTGSALFSLVCNLQVIHFEKYKNLLDRNLDVLVYIEEHSRLTFNLSKISHRFRIFLILEFLIVTASQIVTLLETTGNNGTINFINAADFAISSIVQVVGIIICLHAAAKISHRAQSLASFASRWHALLTCRSNETLGASENGGNLNVTGSAVAAMNYPESDMDSVDYILPPINEEMNSNVSSYLKRQAFVMYMQSNPGGVTIFGWTVNRAFMDTIFCVELTVVTFVLGKTLTFTTNNT, encoded by the exons ATGGCGGTTTCACTTCCACCATCACACTACTCCCCACTTGAAGAACAGTGGTACAACCCTGATTCAGCACAAACTGAAACCCTAATTCTTCCATTAAAGCATTCTCTCCGACGCTTGAAAACCTTCCTCAGATTCCTGGGTTTCATCCATGATTCCCGTTTTTCACTTTCTCTATCCTCCTTCTCTTTTCTGTTATTCGGCATCGCCGCCCCTTCGCTCATCATCGTCTTCTTCTACTGCGGCTCCGGCTCTGCTTCTGCCTCCGCCTGCCGGAAGTATCACATTAAGGGTTTTGAGCTCGAGACGCTCTTTTTTCAGGCCACCGCCGCCGCAGTATCTCTCCTCTGTTTTTCCTTGAATTTCAGAAAATATGGGCTCAGGGTCTTTCTTTTTGTTGATAATTATCAACAAAATGTTGATCGTTTTCAGTTTGAGTATATCCCCAAAATTGAT AACTTCTTTCGCTCGTTGGCCGTGTGGGTATTGCCATGCGTTATTTTGAAGACGGCACGGGAGATTGTTAGAGTTATCTATGTCCACAATGATTCACTGGTGCAATCTATGATGGTTGTGTTTGTTTTGCTGGTATCCTGGACTTACACTGCAACGGTCTATCTGACTGGAAGCGCCTTGTTCAGTCTGGTCTGCAATTTACAAGTTATACACTTTGAGAAGTACAAAAATCTTCTGGACAGGAATTTGGATGTATTAGTATATATCGAAGAGCACAGTCGCCTTACATTTAACCTGTCCAAAATAAGTCACAGATTCcgaatttttcttattttggaGTTCTTGATTGTAACTGCTAGTCAAATTGTGACTCTTCTGGAAACGACAGGAAATAACGGGACCATCAATTTCATAAATGCTGCGGATTTTGCA ATCTCATCCATTGTTCAGGTGGTTGGAATAATTATTTGTCTGCATGCTGCTGCAAAAATATCTCACAGAGCTCAAAGTCTGGCATCATTTGCCAGTAGATGGCATGCACTACTAACATGTCGCTCAAATGAGACTCTAGGGGCATCTGAAAATGGCGGAAACTTGAATGTTACCGGTTCAGCAGTTGCAGCAATGAACTACCCAGAAAGTGATATGGACTCTGTTGATTATATATTACCACCTATTAATgaagaaatgaattcaaatgTGTCTTCGTACCTCAAACGACAAGCATTTG TCATGTATATGCAGTCGAACCCCGGTGGAGTGACCATTTTCGGATGGACAGTGAATAGGGCATTTATGGATACAATATTCTGTGTTGAACTCACTGTGGTTACCTTTGTTCTTGGCAAGACACTAACATTTACAACAAACAACACTTGA